A genomic region of Antennarius striatus isolate MH-2024 chromosome 2, ASM4005453v1, whole genome shotgun sequence contains the following coding sequences:
- the LOC137609873 gene encoding neurexophilin-2-like: MEKRCCKMRAVYLNFAITCLCLLPTAVQETAKPVNLQSQQWREEGGGRGGVAGATLNVKHISKDLQIISTKHKTPAYGSLGPYGWPQNFSQALDQYLYRPPLKSKPPVKTAPKAKKILGWGDFYFNVKTLKFSLLVTGKIVDHINGTFSVYFRHNSSRLGNISVSIVPPSKAVGWEVLDSMAQSVHAKNAVMVPDLSQLQSPPHSTSPTPPDQQRQQQDVMMVPELNCRIDYQRTNRSKKTKPCMYDPEQTCYSENTQSQAAWICAKPFKVICIFIAFTGTDYRLVQKVCPDHNFQMEQNQQHFG; the protein is encoded by the exons ATGGAGAAACGCTGCTGCAAAATGAGGGCTGTCTATTTGAACTTTGCCATCACCTGTCTGTGTCTCCTCCCTACAGCG GTCCAAGAAACAGCTAAACCCGTGAACCTTCAGAGCCAGCaatggagagaggagggaggaggacgaggaggtgttgctggagccacATTGAACGTCAAACATATCTCCAAAGACTTACAGATCATCTCCACCAAACACAAAACGCCTGCTTACGGCTCCCTTGGCCCATATGGATGGCCTCAAAACTTCTCACAAGCTCTGGACCAGTATCTGTACCGTCCTCCTCTCAAGTCCAAACCTCCCGTGAAAACAGCACCGAAGGCCAAGAAGATCCTGGGTTGGGGTGATTTTTACTTCAATGTGAAAACATTAAAGTTCAGCCTCCTTGTGACGGGAAAGATTGTGGACCACATCAATGGAACATTTAGCGTTTACTTCCGCCACAACTCGTCTCGTCTGGGTAACATATCGGTCAGCATTGTACCACCTTCCAAAGCTGTAGGGTGGGAGGTTTTGGATTCAATGGCTCAAAGTGTTCATGCTAAAAATGCCGTCATGGTTCCAGATTTGTCCCAGTTACAGAGTCCACCTCATTCCACCAGTCCCACACCTCCAGACCaacagaggcagcagcaggatgTGATGATGGTGCCTGAACTCAACTGCCGCATCGATTACCAAAGAACCAACCGCTCCAAGAAGACCAAGCCTTGTATGTATGACCCAGAGCAGACCTGCTACTCAGAAAACACCCAGTCCCAGGCAGCCTGGATCTGCGCCAAACCTTTCAAGGTCATCTGCATCTTCATCGCTTTCACTGGAACCGACTACAGGCTGGTGCAGAAAGTCTGTCCTGATCACAACTTTCAGATGGAGCAGAACCAGCAGCACTTTGGATGA